GGCTCGTGGCACGGCTGGTTCAGGCAGACGCATCCACGCGGGTGCCCATTTGGGCAGACGCACTAGGGTGTCGTGGCACTCTAAGGGGTGGAGCTTCATAAGTGAGAACTGATTGGCTACAGAAGGGACTGCTTGGTGGGAACCAATCACAGGTCAGGAGGCATTACCAGTGGTCCGTGTGGACAGTTGCTCCGGGCATCCGGAATTGCATTGTGGAGTAAAGGGGTGAAGCATTGTGAGAGAGTGCTTTGTCCTTCAGTGATGCCTTGAGAGGGTGGGAGGATTCAAAGTTGGGTCTCAGGTGGCTGGTGGAGGCCCCGTGAGGGCAGCAGACGAAGGCACAGGTGCCGTGGGCGTGGTGGTGAGCGCAGCAGGTGGTGGCCAGTGTGTGCCAGGTGGACCTCGTGGTGTCAGTGGCCCCAGAGTCCCTGGTGGTTCGGGTGGTGCCTGTGACCCTGGCCATCCCAGCAACCCCGGAGGCCTGAGCAATCCGGAAAGAACCAGCATTGTGGGAGAGGTAGGTGCCGCCTCTGGTGGCGCTCTCCAAATGGAGCGGGCACCCTACACACCAGGTCCTGGTGGAGATGCCGCACCTGGCGCTAGAGGTCCTGGTAACCGACTGCTCCAGTTGTATCCTATTCAAGGAGTCCCGGCGGGCTGGACggcagggggatgggctggaGGTGGTTTGGCGCGCGGCGgcgtggggtgtggggggagacCTGGGGAAGTGGAGTTGaaaggggagcaggagggagctCCGGGCACCTGGAGGGTATCGGCTAGGGTTTGGCCTGTGCCGACAGAGGATGCGGAGTGGGGTGGACCGCCTGATGGGACTGAAGCGGTAGGGACAATGCTATCCACGGTGGCCTGGCTGTATAGGGTGGGAGGTTGTGGACAGCCTGAGGGtcagcctggggtggggaaggcaggccTCACTGAAGAGGAGGCCTGAGGCACAGGCAAAATTAGTACTGTGGATGGTGCCTTAACCCAGTCTCCACCAGCACCCTCACTATACCTTTCCCATCGGCCGTGGATGCAGAGATTGCCCACAGGTTCCTGACTCCAAACGAGGAGCTCCAGGAGCCAGTTCGGGAGGAGCTCAATGTGAACGGCAGCATCCTGACTGTGCTAGTTCTAGAACGGTCCAGGGAGAGGGTGGTGGCAGGTGACCAGGGACAAGGTCAATTCCGGAGGAGCTGTgatggagacaagggaaacaggaAAGGAGTGAGTCGAAGGAAGGAGTGTGGTGCTCTAGGATCATCGCTGTGTGAAGGGGCGGAGCGGGGAATGTGCCCCACCTGCCCTCTGACTTGACTTATTTTTTCCTACCTTGTAGCCGCTTGACTGCCGATGACCCTGGCCGgctccaaatgtccatcacctccTGTCTTGGCCAGCTTTCCCTAGTGATACGGACCATGCAGATCATCATGCCCCCCTTTTTTACAAAGCCGCAGCAGTGAAAAGGTGGCTGGACCCAACTCTGTGTCCCCCCCATATGACAGTGATCCCTGCAGCAGCTGCCGTTTTCTTACCGAGGCCGCATCTTTTGCCTATACTGGCCCTTGGGTGCTTCagatccacattttttttttttttttttttttttggtgattaaATGGTAACTGCTACTATTCTATGTCTGGGTTTATTTTTAGCAACTACGCCTTCTCCTATTCTCGCCTTTGTTCTCAGGTAGGGGGAGAGATTCTGACATTCAGATACTCAAGTACTAGAAGGCAATTGAAGAAGACAAGTTAGgcgatgggagaaaaaaaattatgtcctgTTATTCAGGACATTAACTACTGTCAACAtgttagaatttttgttttagttttatactTGCATGTACGTAGTCATGTATAATACCTGCGGAGTAGGGCTTTGTGGCTTATCGGCCTTGATTCAGATCTGTGGAGAAGAGCGCTGGGACAGCTGGCTAGGTCGGCCTCACTGCCCATTCTATACTCCCGTGTCATCAGAGGCCTCATTCCCTGAGGTTCCGAACCCACAATTCTCAGAGCTCCTTGTGGTTGGCTCTCACTTCACTTGTATCATCCTTCCCCAAAGTGTTTTTCCAGTTTATTACGCTGCTGCTTGCTTCCCTAAAGTCCTGACAAGGGTccttgaggaaaacaaaaaggggAAGAGGTCTCCctgaggcggggaggggacatGAAGTACATCACCCTTTGCCTTCCCCTCCAAGATTCTCTTATTTAGCACAACAGTGGGGCCACGTACAAGGCACCC
The window above is part of the Panthera tigris isolate Pti1 chromosome X, P.tigris_Pti1_mat1.1, whole genome shotgun sequence genome. Proteins encoded here:
- the LOC122230431 gene encoding EKC/KEOPS complex subunit LAGE3-like isoform X1, which produces MERAPYTPGPGGDAAPGARGPGNRLLQFTLTIPFPSAVDAEIAHRFLTPNEELQEPVREELNVNGSILTVRLTADDPGRLQMSITSCLGQLSLVIRTMQIIMPPFFTKPQQ
- the LOC122230431 gene encoding EKC/KEOPS complex subunit LAGE3-like isoform X2 is translated as MERAPYTPGPGGDAAPGARGPGNRLLQFTLTIPFPSAVDAEIAHRFLTPNEELQEPVREELNVNGSILTVLVLERSRERVVAGDQGQGQFRRSCDGDKGNRKGPLDCR